Proteins encoded in a region of the Atopobium sp. oral taxon 416 genome:
- the hpf gene encoding ribosome hibernation-promoting factor, HPF/YfiA family: protein MADITVSGRKIQVTDALRSYATEKISNALKVFNIEPMTCDIILRVDRNRSNPDRKTVEVTVHVRDSVVRASESDPDMYAAIDLAAEKVERQLRKYKTRIIDKRQHRQKVHKLTSAEDLDKLIEPKNDDDDLLVREKTVKLIPMSEDKALVETDLLGHDFYMFLNANSGQINVIYHRKNGGYGILKPEIEDVDEQ from the coding sequence ATGGCAGACATCACCGTATCAGGACGTAAGATCCAAGTGACCGACGCATTGAGAAGCTATGCGACCGAGAAGATCAGCAATGCCCTCAAGGTCTTCAATATTGAGCCTATGACCTGCGATATCATACTGCGTGTTGATCGGAACCGCTCCAATCCGGACAGAAAGACGGTCGAGGTCACCGTACACGTTCGCGACAGTGTTGTCAGAGCCTCTGAGAGCGATCCGGATATGTATGCCGCGATCGACCTGGCGGCAGAGAAAGTTGAGCGCCAGCTCAGGAAATACAAGACCCGCATTATCGACAAGCGTCAGCACCGCCAGAAGGTCCACAAGCTGACCTCTGCGGAGGACCTCGATAAGCTGATCGAGCCGAAGAACGATGACGACGATCTGCTGGTCCGGGAGAAAACCGTTAAGTTGATTCCGATGTCCGAAGACAAAGCCCTCGTAGAGACCGATCTGTTGGGCCATGATTTTTACATGTTCTTAAATGCAAATTCAGGACAGATCAATGTCATCTATCATAGAAAGAACGGTGGATACGGAATCCTGAAACCTGAGATCGAGGACGTGGATGAGCAATAA
- a CDS encoding DegV family protein, producing MDSTEVAALVKNVTGVAALSSYAQAYQKRLGVTIVADTGADFNPDVAKALRIEVIPFRYVGPDGEHADDMWQSISPHDFYEYMRKHPDERFRTQAVTPGAYMEIFKGLYERWHRPIIYLGLTGGLSSSIDAARQGVELVKEDYPEAEIYVVDNLCPSAAAELLVIETVRQAALGLTAKELVAWAEDARYFIQGYFTLDSLHWLAAGGRIPPAAAQVGGKLDVKPELSYDVNGSLSLKGMCRGRRKALRAILKDFENNYAHDPSLPMVIMDADAPKDAEWLEKKIREMEGCADITVVRSSISPVIGSHVGPGMVAAAFWGTDRREKLSLTDRIARRVRAKE from the coding sequence GTGGATAGTACAGAAGTCGCGGCACTGGTGAAAAATGTCACTGGTGTCGCGGCGCTCAGCTCATACGCACAGGCCTACCAGAAGCGCCTCGGGGTCACGATCGTGGCCGACACCGGCGCCGATTTCAACCCGGATGTGGCCAAAGCGCTGAGGATTGAAGTCATCCCCTTCCGCTATGTGGGGCCAGACGGGGAGCATGCGGATGATATGTGGCAGAGCATCAGCCCACACGACTTCTACGAGTACATGCGTAAGCACCCCGATGAGCGGTTCCGCACACAGGCGGTGACGCCGGGTGCCTACATGGAGATCTTCAAGGGCCTCTATGAGAGATGGCACCGCCCGATCATCTATCTGGGACTGACCGGGGGACTTTCCTCTTCGATCGATGCAGCTCGTCAAGGGGTTGAGCTTGTCAAAGAGGACTACCCCGAAGCCGAGATCTACGTGGTGGACAACCTGTGCCCTTCTGCAGCCGCAGAGCTCCTCGTTATCGAGACTGTCCGTCAAGCAGCCCTCGGCCTGACAGCCAAAGAGCTCGTCGCCTGGGCGGAGGATGCCCGTTACTTTATCCAGGGTTACTTCACGCTCGACTCCCTCCACTGGCTCGCGGCAGGCGGCAGAATTCCGCCGGCAGCAGCACAGGTGGGTGGCAAGCTCGATGTGAAGCCTGAGCTCTCCTACGATGTGAATGGATCCTTATCGCTTAAGGGCATGTGCCGCGGGCGCAGAAAGGCGCTCAGGGCGATCCTCAAGGATTTTGAAAATAACTACGCGCATGACCCCTCACTCCCGATGGTCATTATGGATGCGGATGCTCCGAAGGATGCCGAATGGCTCGAAAAGAAGATCCGCGAAATGGAGGGGTGCGCCGATATCACGGTCGTGAGAAGCTCCATCTCACCGGTCATCGGCTCCCATGTGGGGCCGGGCATGGTCGCGGCGGCCTTCTGGGGCACCGATCGGCGTGAGAAGCTTTCGTTGACTGATCGGATCGCACGCAGGGTCCGCGCAAAAGAATAA